A DNA window from Sulfitobacter noctilucicola contains the following coding sequences:
- a CDS encoding GNAT family N-acetyltransferase has translation MCSDRPTSRPLGAELPDWRPPPVPDGEVLQGRYAELEPLSAEKHAALLFRAFAGHDSLWDYMPNGPFSSASQYHRWVRDHAGQADPYFYAIRNKQSDQWEGLASFLRISPEAGSIEVGYITFSPALQRTPAATDAMYLMMKWAFDAGYRRYEWKCNALNAPSRRAAQRLGFSFEGVFRQAAVVKGRNRDTAWFAVIDREWPALKEAFEAWLAPGNFDADGQQRERLGDLTQLVRAADDPSL, from the coding sequence ATGTGTTCGGATAGACCCACATCCCGCCCTCTTGGCGCTGAGCTGCCGGATTGGCGGCCTCCTCCCGTGCCTGACGGTGAGGTGCTCCAAGGGCGCTACGCAGAGCTGGAACCACTTTCGGCAGAAAAGCACGCGGCCTTGTTGTTTCGTGCCTTCGCCGGTCACGACTCTCTTTGGGATTATATGCCGAACGGGCCGTTTTCGTCAGCGTCGCAATACCACCGGTGGGTGCGCGACCACGCAGGACAGGCTGATCCGTATTTCTACGCGATCCGGAACAAACAAAGTGATCAATGGGAAGGGCTTGCCAGCTTCCTCAGGATATCCCCCGAGGCAGGTTCAATTGAAGTGGGTTACATCACTTTTTCCCCTGCGCTACAGCGCACACCGGCTGCGACCGATGCGATGTATCTGATGATGAAATGGGCCTTTGATGCCGGATATCGCCGCTATGAATGGAAGTGTAACGCTTTGAATGCGCCGTCACGTCGCGCAGCGCAGCGGTTGGGTTTCAGTTTCGAAGGTGTATTCCGGCAGGCCGCCGTTGTGAAAGGACGCAATCGGGATACCGCGTGGTTCGCCGTGATCGATCGCGAGTGGCCTGCGTTGAAAGAAGCGTTCGAAGCATGGCTCGCACCGGGCAATTTTGACGCAGACGGACAACAGCGTGAGCGGTTGGGAGATCTGACCCAATTGGTACGCGCAGCCGACGATCCGTCGCTTTAA
- a CDS encoding DUF1501 domain-containing protein has translation MTDQFTRRGFLGKAGLLGCSLAASPLLTPVTLASAPWDTRLIVIILRGGMDGLDVVRPTGDPAYAALRPGLSASERGPDLDGYFTLHPALATLMPLWRRQQLGFVHAVSTPYRNKRSHFDGQDMLEAGTERLSGGVRDGWLNRMLQEVPDIRADTAFAIGNNDLRLLNGDAPVANWTPDANLKLSAQTQRLAELVMEEDPEMHAALAEAEMLSAEGPNKTGGQSHMKVARFVASRLRGSARVAAFSLNGWDTHRSQERVLSRSLERLAQTISTLKSDLGEQVWGKTALIAMTEFGRTARENGTGGTDHGTGGLMLMAGGAVRGGQVHGRWPGVGAGALYQERDLMPTQDVRAPAAWIMRGLTGLDRSVFERRIFPGLDMGNDPNLLP, from the coding sequence ATGACAGATCAATTCACGCGGCGTGGATTTCTTGGGAAAGCTGGCCTTCTGGGGTGCTCCCTTGCGGCGAGCCCATTGCTGACGCCAGTGACCCTAGCCAGCGCACCTTGGGACACGCGGTTGATTGTAATTATTTTGCGTGGGGGCATGGACGGGCTAGATGTGGTCCGCCCCACCGGCGACCCTGCTTATGCCGCACTGCGGCCAGGACTTTCCGCATCGGAACGCGGCCCAGATCTGGACGGGTATTTCACCCTGCATCCCGCTTTGGCAACACTTATGCCATTGTGGCGACGGCAGCAGCTTGGTTTTGTTCACGCTGTCTCAACACCTTACCGCAACAAGCGGAGCCACTTCGACGGGCAGGACATGCTCGAAGCGGGGACGGAACGTTTATCAGGCGGTGTGCGTGATGGCTGGTTGAACCGGATGCTTCAAGAGGTGCCGGATATTCGTGCGGATACGGCTTTTGCGATTGGAAACAACGATTTGCGGCTTCTCAACGGGGACGCGCCAGTGGCCAACTGGACGCCCGATGCCAATCTCAAGCTGAGCGCACAGACACAGCGGCTGGCCGAGTTGGTAATGGAAGAAGACCCGGAGATGCACGCGGCGTTGGCCGAAGCGGAAATGCTGTCGGCGGAGGGGCCAAATAAGACCGGCGGCCAGTCGCACATGAAAGTTGCCCGGTTTGTGGCATCCCGGCTTCGCGGATCAGCGCGGGTTGCAGCATTTTCGTTGAACGGTTGGGATACGCACAGATCACAAGAACGGGTTTTGAGCAGATCGCTGGAGCGGCTAGCGCAGACGATTTCAACGTTGAAATCAGATTTGGGTGAGCAGGTCTGGGGCAAGACAGCCTTGATCGCGATGACAGAGTTCGGCCGCACCGCGCGCGAAAACGGAACTGGCGGAACAGATCACGGGACGGGCGGACTGATGCTCATGGCGGGCGGTGCTGTGCGGGGAGGGCAGGTGCATGGCCGTTGGCCGGGCGTCGGTGCGGGAGCGCTTTACCAAGAGCGCGACCTGATGCCGACGCAGGATGTGCGCGCCCCTGCGGCATGGATAATGCGTGGACTGACGGGCCTAGACCGATCTGTATTTGAACGCCGTATATTCCCGGGTCTTGATATGGGAAATGATCCCAATCTGCTGCCCTGA